From one Anopheles bellator chromosome 1, idAnoBellAS_SP24_06.2, whole genome shotgun sequence genomic stretch:
- the LOC131215087 gene encoding uncharacterized protein LOC131215087: protein MEIEHGATTGHNPGAPAPKAQHSRFRVEGSLQRALRACGGGFCCPPGGRCDCLHLQLYRDSKDRYKNGQTKASLSLQHFLGVESGFTLDKESNTIAIICQDVIVVLAFDTRERLIQWQVKISNNLGDDLQYLVLVSSAPPKAKLSTGPARMHIQDHRFCLTTGVPPRLTGTWQIEHLRRYGVVDNRFCFEGGSSCGKGEGLYVFVTDLGDEITHTFKLASQGKLASKKRAAARKIAALDSPRKGGAESRSANYNDEICTVHIENSNCTCRNSYWPSTESRDLDSNYGCGDTVSVSEVHDSINDMDSFPRSAVANLERCMSCISKLGAPSMSRSSTITGTPGAVAPIPAWHMMTEQHNNHINQSHKLPPLQPPGLDRMSLCSHGSSSNNSEYSIPRQTCGPGTEAAWYEKVPATGSLCGHNRPTSPCASCPPGRPPKPREMPLHITAPLHNAISMSSCKSPQQHSVGPYENYDVPKTPIAIDGSSGLTPGENYDTPKKIQEYLSRETPCKELAVDGSSYGNYDMPMSLTKAVCSCLTGDGGSSKVQSCVHEQRLQDAPRVDCTCNRVMSWADNWISLPLCKRGNGIEHTGVQINKVKLSGEGKMPVMDASGGSVDGAIYATVDVTKKIRRKLVEGSSSCACEEPSPLITQPQAGGAKLPSSYDNYEDVEITTQEPQPTPANYANLEFERSLENYENSKEVLQRAGMCLRELQEEYAGDEEPKVCHKCGHPSAKTPDTGPDREEHTTTATTNTIEDKQENYMMMEPGNRKSKFPGYIPMSPAAPSATTSASTVDPAVPPDGTQSPTAPPLPSKSDLLKQRMNRIIGEKSASNPSLSGPAVDRSRKRIDDGSRVPGSAMLRATLASPYARKQLMDSSDLLPCGDSRLSPRKRSASAESSRFLDEGEEIESPLSGTASPSTETLLRKTPTPGGTGTLRRSSSPCVHQEMEPGCPADGCCSAPVDKQSTTAPETEDEMSGSTNPPSQASQSVYIRRSESVPCKAQNRDSSSSNDSGVSTGSLRQRGTDFTDFELPLTTAMSARRHQRHVLPQQNCVHASLPRRSKSFDPLRELSFQFQKIRVPEKSTSAEAEVPVCPPKVKGPAAYGGSPDVMAAPGAPYIDSRSTSSGTSDMSDYIETLSLSSHSSSDTPEGMRHIRQATSTLRPRSGKEYQNIDRSILSLTQPTTETAKMPGTPSQLRGLLSCSANYANITPVPENAESPSPGYQSGTSPQEAQGQHFMFKVSAR, encoded by the exons ATGGAAATTGAAcacggtgccaccaccgggcacaaTCCGGGTGCACCTGCACCGAAAGCTCAGCATTCCCGCTTCCGGGTGGAGGGCTCACTTCAGCGTGccttgcgtgcgtgcggcggTGGCTTTTGCTGTCCGCCCGGTGGGCGCTGTG ACTGCCTTCACCTGCAGCTGTACCGCGACTCGAAGGACCGCTACAAGAACGGCCAGACGAAGGCGTCGCTCTCGCTGCAGCACTTTCTCGGCGTGGAGTCGGGCTTCACGCTGGACAAGGAGTCCAACACGATAGCAATCATCTGCCAGGATGTGATCGTCGTCCTGGCATTCGATACCCGCGAAAGACTGATACAGTGGCAG GTGAAAATATCCAACAATCTTGGCGATGATCTCCAGTACCTGGTGCTGGTATCGTCGGCACCACCGAAAGCCAAACTCtccaccggcccggcccggatgcaCATTCAGGACCATCGGTTTTGCCTGACGACCGGTGTGCCGCCGCGGTTAACGGGAACGTGGCAAATTGAGCACTTAAG ACGGTACGGTGTGGTGGACAATCGATTTTGCTTCGAGGGTGGCTCCAGCTGCGGGAAAGGCGAAGGACTGTACGTGTTCGTGACGGACTTGGGCGATGAAATCACGCACACCTTCAAGCTGGCCTCGCAGGGCAAGCTGGCCAGCAAGAAGCGGGCTGCGGCGCGGAAAATAGCCG CCCTCGACAGTCCGCGGAAGGGCGGAGCGGAGTCACGGTCCGCGAACTACAACGACGAAATCTGCACGGTGCACATCGAGAACTCGAATTGTACCTGCCGCAACTCCTACTGGCCGTCGACGGAGTCGCGCGACTTGGACAGCAACTATGGCTGCGGCGACACGGTCTCGGTGTCTGAGGTCCACGACAGCATCAACGATATGGATTCGTTTCCCAG AAGTGCGGTGGCCAATCTGGAGCGTTGTATGAGCTGCATCTCGAAACTCGGCGCCCCGTCCATGTCCCGCAGCTCAACGATCACCGGAACGCCGGGTGCCGTCGCTCCGATCCCGGCTTGGCACATGATGACCGAACAGCACAACAATCACATCAACCAATCGCACAAACTCCCACCGTTACAACCACCCGGCCTCGACCGGATGTCGCTCTGTTcgcacggcagcagcagcaacaactcgGAGTACTCGATCCCACGTCAAACCTGCGGCCCTGGCACGGAGGCCGCCTGGTACGAGAAGGTCCCCGCGACCGGTTCCCTGTGTGGCCACAATCGACCGACGTCCCCGTGCGCCTCGTGCCCACCGGGGCGTCCTCCGAAACCACGAGAGATGCCTCTCCACATCACCGCTCCACTTCACAACGCCATCAGCATGTCCTCGTGCAAGTCACCCCAGCAGCACAGCGTCGGTCCGTACGAGAACTATGACGTACCGAAGACACCGATCGCCATCGACGGCTCGAGCGGGCTGACGCCGGGCGAGAACTACGATACGCCGAAGAAAATACAAGAGTACCTGTCGCGGGAGACACCCTGCAAGGAGCTGGCGGTGGATGGTAGCAGCTACGGTAACTACGACATGCCGATGTCCCTGACGAAAGCGGTTTGCAGCTGCCTGACCGGTGACGGAGGCTCCTCGAAGGTGCAGAGTTGCGTGCACGAGCAGCGCCTTCAGGACGCGCCCCGGGTCGACTGCACCTGCAACCGGGTGATGTCATGGGCGGACAACTGGATCTCACTGCCGCTCTGCAAGCGAGGGAACGGCATCGAGCACACGGGCGTGCAGATCAACAAGGTGAAGCTGAGCGGGGAAGGCAAGATGCCGGTAATGGACGCGAGCGGCGGTTCGGTGGATGGCGCGATCTACGCGACGGTTGACGTCACGAAGAAGATCCGCCGGAAGCTGGTCGAGGGTTCGAGTTCCTGTGCATGTGAGGAGCCCTCACCCCTCATCACTCAACCGCAGGCCGGTGGAGCGAAACTTCCGAGCAGCTACGATAACTACGAGGACGTGGAGATCACGACGCAGGAACCACAGCCGACACCGGCGAACTACGCCAATCTGGAGTTTGAACGTTCGCTGGAGAACTACGAAAACTCGAAGGAAGTGCTACAGCGGGCGGGAATGTGTCTCCGGGAGCTACAGGAGGAGTACGCTGGGGACGAGGAACCCAAGGTGTGCCACAAGTGTGGCCACCCGAGTGCGAAAACTCCGGACACGGGCCCGGATCGCGAGGAGCACACTACCACCGCTACCACCAACACGATCGAAGACAAACAGGAGAACTACATGATGATGGAACCGGGCAACCGGAAATCCAAGTTCCCGGGCTATATACCGATGTCACCGGCTGCCCCCTCGGCGACTACGTCTGCCAGTACCGTAGATCCCGCCGTTCCACCGGATGGCACCCAGTCACCGACTGCTCCGCCGCTGCCATCGAAATCGGATCTGCTGAAGCAACGCATGAATCGAATAATCGGCGAGAAATCGGCCAGTAATCCGAGCCTTTCGGGACCGGCCGTTGATCGCAGCCGGAAGCGTATAGACGATGGGTCACGCGTTCCCGGAAGTGCCATGCTGAGGGCAACCCTGGCCAGCCCGTACGCTCGCAAGCAGCTCATGGACAGCAGCGATCTGCTGCCGTGCGGTGACAGCCGTCTGTCACCCCGGAAGCGATCGGCGTCCGCGGAATCCTCGCGCTTTCTGGACGAAGGCGAAGAGATCGAGAGCCCACTCAGTGGCACTGCTTCCCCCAGCACCGAGACGCTGCTCCGCAAGACACCAACCCCGGGCGGTACCGGCACCCTGCGACGTTCTTCCTCACCGTGCGTCCATCAGGAGATGGAACCGGGTTGCCCGGCCGATGGGTGCTGTAGTGCGCCCGTCGACAAACAGTCAACGACGGCTCCGGAGACGGAGGACGAAATGTCGGGTTCGACGAACCCACCGAGTCAGGCATCGCAATCGGTTTACATCCGCCGATCGGAGAGTGTGCCGTGTAAGGCACAGAATCGTGACAGTTCCAGCTCGAACGATTCCGGTGTATCGACCGGTTCGCTCCGGCAACGGGGAACCGATTTCACGGACTTTGAGCTACCGCTGACGACGGCCATGTCAGCGCGGCGCCACCAGCGACACGTGCTGCCCCAACAGAACTGTGTCCATGCGTCCCTGCCAAGGCGCTCGAAGTCGTTCGATCCGCTCCGGGAACTGTCCTTCCAGTTTCAGAAGATTCGCGTCCCGGAGAAGAGCACGTCCGCCGAGGCTGAGGTGCCGGTGTGTCCACCCAAGGTGAAGGGTCCTGCGGCGTACGGCGGGAGTCCGGACGTGATGGCGGCCCCCGGTGCACCGTACATCGATTcgcgcagcaccagcagcggtaCGTCCGACATGTCGGACTACATCGAGACGCTTTCGCTCTCTAGTCACAGTTCCTCCGACACGCCCGAGGGCATGAG GCACATTCGGCAGGCGACCTCGACGCTGCGGCCCCGGTCGGGCAAGGAGTACCAGAACATCGACCGCTCGATACTGTCCCTCACGCAGCCGACCACCGAGACGGCCAAGATGCCGGGCACGCCGTCGCAGCTGCGCGGACTGCTCTCCTGCTCCGCCAACTACGCCAACATCACGCCCGTGCCAGAGAACGCCGAATCGCCCAGTCCCGGCTACCAGAGCGGCACGTCTCCGCAGGAGGCACAGGGTCAGCATTTTATGTTTAAGGTAAGTGCTCGCTGA